In a single window of the Bacteroidales bacterium genome:
- a CDS encoding T9SS type A sorting domain-containing protein codes for MKKIILTLTVFSLLFSNAFSQSLSGDYTIGGGTPDYNTFNEAVADLELNGISGAVIFNIETGTYNEQLTIPKIEGSSSVNTITFQSVTGDSTDVVLEYASTSVDSNYTLKFDTCSYVNFKKMTINSQGTINYNNLIEINNSHTLGFYNCQLIGHTNHSSYGSRLIYSNEDSINANNITIQNCYLNYGRYGIVLTGKSSSEQSSNLEISGNVFYNQIRTTIRIDNYKNSEISNNNIFSNLDYYGIYVKYSSYIDVLSNNIAASTNTHHTGILFSDNDFCNVKNNTIYNFRIYGIKTYGSNNVISNNFISGEGTGIYTGNSPFQEIYHNSINSSDVCMHITFDNVTIKNNILYNKNGGYCLKIYTTNITIDYNDIYTTGAILGHWNGTDCADLTEWQTASSQDANSISYNPDYISNTDLHTNSLHLNNVGVPIAEVITDIDGEARNASTPDIGADEFTPHTTDVSILEIITNSDCDLSTTEDITIKVVNKGTNPQASIPVYYTIDGGTTYASETITNLLSGDTAEYTFTTKADFSVPNEYTCIAFTDLIGDAYTANDTLSNTIYSYGSISSYPFNEDFEQNMSNYFKLSANEYAGSSVVSNAAYNSNYGLSFNKVTSGSGWTGGDNPDSTQLWVENYKYQAFAKSCNINISNLSNPALQFDMQINKIDYASNTVWFRVLINDTIELNNINGDSVFNFGSNLSFKNEIFMLNDYIGDDFTLTFQSCMSHTYLYVYVDNILIGERPIVDLGEDVEFCNGDSATVDAGSGAGYTYAWFNTESTDTIGVNQTLKVFNSGTYYVDVYSDAGIISYDTITVTVNPLPVVDFGFNDTSLCEIDSIILIAGNTDNTYVWKEISFADTLSQDTAFVVDTTYGNGTYYVIATNTNGCVSGDTVTVNFISMPVVDLITNDTTLCANEVITIIAGTSENTYIWSDTIDGSNVLSSDTSFTFDYSIGSGKYYVLVTNSGNCTTTDSVQITFNSLPEVEIGPNDTIICDYDSLVLIGGTLENTYIWKEISSTDTISQDTSFIVNNIIGDGTYYVIVTNSNECSFSDTIQISFQQAPIVNDIPSDTAVCEDISITLIAGTNNYSYNWTSGSSPTSISTDTALVIDYLLGADTYYFTATDIIGCMSTDSTTVGFYSMPYIDLVNDTSVCEDENLILSINNNNYEFVWSNSNDASDTLSLDSTITLNSDNGSGYYYVFVTNENNCSISDSVNVTFNPLPDINIITEDTTLCLNNSLSVTAGSNEFSYIWTDISTGDTLSQANTFVIDSVIGSGTFKVLASNSFGCKLSDTVTVAFNPIPYINLGNDITLCEGETIELTAGTNDNNYIWTKSGDTLSINNTLNVDYTLGSGNYIAEATNIYGCSNTDNIQITFNPLPIVDLGNDTTLCAGSFLFLQIYHNYDSYLWSTGATINYIYLDTTIAGLEPYTLSVTVTNNNCTVIDSVEVWFTPLPVVNLGADTTIFDNQTITLDAGEGFASYLWEDGSTEQTFFIDGATVGLGNKYCFVTVSDTNNCTGNDNIYVNVIHYDDIYEIINSNIKIYPNPNSGQFYINASGYDIEIISQLGEKIYKRKNNNQSVVFIDLPALKQGIYFIKLSNGNKSYIKKLNIR; via the coding sequence ATGAAAAAAATAATTTTAACATTAACAGTCTTTAGCTTATTATTTAGTAATGCTTTTTCTCAGTCATTATCAGGAGACTATACCATTGGTGGGGGAACTCCGGATTACAACACCTTTAATGAAGCTGTTGCCGATTTAGAACTTAATGGAATTTCGGGAGCTGTAATATTCAATATAGAAACAGGAACTTACAACGAGCAACTTACAATTCCAAAAATTGAAGGTTCTTCTTCTGTTAATACAATAACTTTTCAGTCAGTAACAGGCGATAGTACCGATGTTGTACTCGAATATGCTTCAACAAGTGTAGATTCGAACTATACCCTTAAGTTTGATACGTGCAGTTACGTTAACTTTAAGAAAATGACCATTAATTCTCAAGGTACAATTAATTATAATAATTTAATTGAGATAAATAATTCTCATACATTAGGCTTTTATAACTGTCAATTAATAGGTCATACAAATCATAGTAGCTATGGTTCAAGACTTATTTATTCAAACGAAGATTCAATTAATGCCAATAATATAACAATTCAAAATTGTTATTTAAACTACGGACGTTATGGTATAGTATTAACAGGCAAAAGCTCATCAGAACAAAGCTCTAACCTTGAAATTTCAGGAAATGTTTTTTATAATCAAATAAGAACAACAATTAGGATAGATAATTACAAAAATTCTGAAATTTCAAATAACAATATTTTTTCAAATCTTGACTACTACGGAATATATGTGAAATATAGTTCATATATTGATGTTTTAAGTAATAATATTGCAGCAAGTACTAATACTCATCATACAGGCATTCTTTTTTCGGATAATGATTTTTGTAATGTGAAAAACAATACTATTTATAATTTCAGAATTTATGGCATTAAAACTTATGGTTCTAATAATGTAATATCTAATAACTTTATATCAGGTGAAGGAACTGGTATATATACTGGAAATTCTCCTTTTCAGGAAATATATCATAACAGTATTAATTCTTCCGATGTATGTATGCATATTACCTTCGATAATGTTACAATAAAAAATAATATTTTATATAATAAAAATGGAGGTTACTGTTTAAAGATATATACTACAAATATCACTATTGATTATAATGATATTTACACAACAGGTGCTATTCTTGGACATTGGAATGGAACAGATTGTGCTGATTTAACCGAATGGCAAACAGCTTCTTCACAAGATGCTAATTCTATTTCATATAATCCTGATTATATCTCAAATACAGATTTGCATACAAATTCGTTACATTTGAATAATGTAGGAGTACCAATAGCAGAAGTTATAACCGATATTGATGGAGAGGCTCGTAATGCGTCAACTCCAGATATTGGAGCAGATGAGTTTACACCACACACAACAGATGTTTCAATTTTAGAAATAATTACAAATTCAGATTGCGATTTATCAACAACAGAGGATATTACAATAAAAGTGGTAAACAAAGGAACAAATCCACAAGCAAGTATTCCTGTATATTACACAATTGATGGAGGAACTACTTACGCAAGCGAAACAATTACAAATTTACTAAGTGGAGATACTGCAGAATATACATTTACAACAAAAGCAGATTTTTCTGTGCCAAACGAATATACTTGTATTGCCTTTACCGATTTAATAGGAGATGCCTACACTGCAAACGATACTTTGTCTAATACAATATATAGTTATGGCTCAATTAGCTCATATCCTTTTAATGAGGATTTTGAACAAAATATGTCTAACTATTTTAAATTGTCAGCTAATGAGTATGCTGGCAGTAGTGTTGTTTCAAATGCTGCATATAATAGTAACTATGGTTTGTCGTTTAATAAAGTTACATCTGGTTCTGGTTGGACTGGAGGAGACAATCCTGATTCCACACAATTATGGGTTGAAAACTACAAATATCAAGCATTTGCAAAATCTTGTAATATAAATATTTCTAATTTATCTAATCCTGCTTTGCAATTTGATATGCAGATAAATAAAATAGACTATGCTTCAAATACTGTTTGGTTTAGGGTTTTAATTAACGATACTATTGAATTAAATAATATTAATGGTGATTCTGTTTTTAATTTTGGAAGCAATTTAAGTTTTAAAAATGAAATTTTTATGCTTAATGATTATATAGGTGATGATTTCACTCTAACATTTCAATCATGTATGAGTCATACTTATTTGTATGTATATGTTGACAATATTTTAATTGGAGAAAGACCAATTGTTGATTTAGGAGAAGATGTAGAGTTTTGTAATGGCGATTCAGCAACAGTTGATGCAGGCTCAGGAGCAGGATATACTTATGCTTGGTTTAACACAGAAAGTACTGATACTATAGGTGTAAATCAAACATTAAAAGTATTTAATTCAGGAACTTATTATGTTGATGTATATTCAGATGCGGGTATAATTTCTTATGATACAATTACAGTAACTGTTAACCCATTACCGGTTGTAGATTTTGGCTTTAATGATACTTCCTTATGCGAAATTGACAGCATTATTTTAATTGCCGGTAATACTGATAATACTTATGTATGGAAAGAAATTTCATTTGCTGATACTTTATCACAGGATACAGCTTTTGTTGTAGATACTACTTATGGCAACGGAACATATTATGTAATTGCCACAAATACTAACGGTTGTGTGTCAGGCGATACGGTAACAGTTAATTTTATTTCAATGCCTGTTGTTGATTTAATTACTAATGATACTACCTTATGTGCTAACGAAGTAATTACAATAATAGCCGGAACTTCGGAAAATACTTATATTTGGTCTGATACTATTGATGGCAGTAATGTTTTGTCAAGCGATACATCTTTTACTTTTGATTATTCTATTGGAAGCGGAAAATATTATGTTTTAGTTACAAATTCAGGGAATTGTACTACAACCGATTCTGTTCAAATTACTTTTAATTCTTTACCTGAAGTTGAAATAGGACCTAACGATACTATAATTTGTGATTATGACAGCCTTGTTTTAATTGGCGGAACACTGGAAAATACTTATATCTGGAAAGAAATATCTTCTACTGATACAATATCTCAGGATACTTCGTTTATTGTAAATAATATTATTGGCGATGGAACATATTATGTTATTGTAACAAATTCAAATGAATGTTCTTTTTCCGATACTATTCAAATAAGTTTTCAGCAAGCACCAATTGTAAATGATATTCCGAGTGATACAGCGGTTTGTGAAGATATTTCAATTACTTTAATAGCAGGAACAAACAATTATTCGTATAATTGGACATCAGGTTCATCACCAACTTCAATTTCTACTGATACTGCACTTGTAATAGATTATCTGCTTGGTGCTGATACATACTATTTTACTGCAACTGATATAATTGGCTGTATGTCAACAGATTCTACAACTGTGGGATTTTATTCAATGCCTTATATTGATTTAGTTAATGATACTTCGGTTTGTGAAGATGAGAATCTTATTTTATCAATAAATAATAATAACTACGAATTTGTATGGTCAAATTCTAATGACGCTTCTGATACTTTATCATTAGATTCTACAATTACATTAAATTCTGATAATGGTTCAGGATATTATTATGTTTTTGTTACCAATGAAAATAATTGTAGTATTTCCGATTCTGTTAATGTTACTTTTAACCCTTTGCCAGATATTAATATTATTACAGAAGATACTACTTTATGTTTAAATAATTCATTATCTGTTACAGCTGGCAGCAATGAATTTTCTTATATCTGGACTGATATTTCAACAGGCGACACATTATCTCAGGCAAATACTTTTGTTATTGATTCTGTTATAGGTTCAGGAACATTTAAAGTGCTTGCAAGCAATAGTTTCGGATGTAAATTAAGCGATACTGTTACTGTAGCATTTAATCCTATTCCATATATTAATTTGGGAAATGATATTACATTATGTGAAGGTGAAACTATTGAGCTAACAGCAGGAACTAATGATAATAATTATATATGGACAAAATCCGGAGATACTTTATCAATAAACAACACTTTAAATGTTGATTATACTTTAGGTTCAGGAAATTATATTGCTGAAGCTACTAATATCTACGGTTGTTCTAATACCGATAATATACAAATTACATTTAATCCTTTACCTATTGTTGATTTGGGAAATGATACTACTTTGTGTGCCGGTTCTTTCCTATTTCTACAAATTTATCACAATTATGATTCGTATTTATGGTCAACAGGAGCTACAATAAATTATATTTATCTTGATACTACTATTGCAGGTTTGGAACCATATACTTTATCAGTTACAGTAACAAACAATAATTGTACAGTAATTGATTCTGTTGAAGTTTGGTTTACTCCATTACCGGTTGTTAATTTAGGTGCTGACACAACAATATTTGATAACCAGACAATTACATTGGATGCAGGAGAAGGTTTTGCTTCATATTTATGGGAAGATGGTTCAACCGAACAAACATTTTTTATTGATGGTGCAACAGTCGGCTTAGGAAACAAATATTGTTTTGTTACAGTTTCCGATACAAATAACTGTACCGGAAACGATAATATTTATGTAAATGTTATTCATTATGATGATATTTATGAAATAATTAACAGTAATATTAAAATATATCCTAACCCGAATAGCGGACAATTCTATATAAATGCATCAGGTTATGATATTGAAATTATTTCTCAACTTGGCGAAAAAATATACAAAAGAAAAAATAATAATCAATCAGTTGTTTTCATTGATTTACCAGCATTAAAGCAAGGAATATATTTTATTAAATTATCTAATGGGAATAAAAGTTATATTAAGAAACTAAACATAAGGTAA
- a CDS encoding choice-of-anchor J domain-containing protein, translated as MKKLLLILLLLLAIIYSSFAQSKGYKNPAANYAAFLGYDYKIETDANGGQRGIVIFPDGSKADEWDFYKGKAGQDFSYPVINGYDIETVVEKIGSYTKEYAVCVIRDDKGEETKIPLLEFMEQNGDKLINEVERGERDFIENLKTNPNLKDTKELPYAFDWRDKDGHSYIHGVQNQGACGSCYTFGACATAEGVYNNAMGLYDANCADFSEAYIAWCLGEVYSGFYGCDGANYDYDELQAFVDTGAVDESYFPYSDTPDPQDCPVESGTWPKIQFANWYRAACLDSTAIKNAIYNYGVVDAAVDVTTDFQNYSDGIFSDASTTCPDDEYTTTNHAISLVGWGHDPTEGLYWILRNSYGSTWGESGYMRIQWESARVACAVSYMEYTSPSVITHAATNITKDAARLNGSVNPEGVATNYYFEYGLTDSYGTSTTPVSAGSGTDPVSVYEDITGLGANTLYHYRVVATNSAKEIIYGNDKTFTTLCNDITTFPYFVGFEEATGNDFTNCWETKSNNTLNGSGLTSTSSAGGDNTWFNNIPSSFGGSGATYIHTGGGSAAIGYSAGQTGDSHNWLISPDISLISSSELTFWVWYKNNDSEGWYTNFYVQIYTVSNGWENLLLWEGSSESQNNEFVSEVVIDISAYDEQTVKIAFVFKFNNGYQMAIDDFEITGSVTSPPVTDFSGTPLTIPAGSTVDFTDLSTNIPTSWSWTFAGGTPGTSSVKNPTGIAYNLPGTYNVSLEATNGIGNDTETKTNYITATNPVIGFMAATTNTTESTSAGSGCREYTDITVTVKVTGKPDVDETVTVSVSSSTAKDPADYEITTSMPITCSAGSDANKTVTFRIYDDAAIENAETIDLSMTLGGASNAVLGTQTTHTITINDDDVAPTTGSFVTVWTENWESASAGDFSAANWSTDQKANGARNNWYLSSSSCASGLLSGMTAFIVYYNPVACGYTNEGTPAIIYRQVDASSYSDLRVSFDWLCNGNPGIDYGDLVYSTDGGSTWNDVDVATEYSGQSSSQSTTVSLTSLAGTVFDLGWAFYDDGAGTVNNPPFSVDNINVEGLVSTPIATTLSSTSSEYLGPNSTVCYYNASNDLMAKIENASDHDYGCTTVSIDRAGTGAVELFYDGTTYPDSMIIEKCFLVAPTTNNTSGIYTITFYYSSDEINGWISATSNILDDLTLTKTGGSISNITPDTQDGNGNTNYLATSVQRGTFGSSYYVQGTFGSGFSGFGSGKIEFIPKGAGPLPVELISFSCKYHNYNVILKWTTASEFNNDYFTIERSKDAIEFEIIEIIKGAGNSNNILNYETSDINPFFGTSYYRLKQTDYNGKYSISNIVSINTDINKFTDKSYNYFVNNQFLIINLNDNYYNMILEITDITGRRISSKNIQQVINSKNLKLDISNFKPGFYNFILFNNTKKISGKFIVR; from the coding sequence ATGAAAAAACTACTACTCATACTACTTTTATTACTTGCTATTATATACAGTAGTTTTGCACAAAGCAAAGGTTATAAAAATCCTGCTGCAAACTATGCTGCATTTTTAGGATACGATTACAAAATTGAAACAGATGCTAATGGAGGTCAGCGTGGCATAGTTATTTTTCCTGACGGAAGCAAAGCTGACGAATGGGACTTTTATAAAGGTAAAGCAGGACAAGATTTTTCTTATCCTGTAATAAACGGATACGACATTGAAACTGTAGTTGAAAAAATTGGTAGTTACACCAAAGAATATGCTGTTTGTGTTATAAGAGACGATAAAGGCGAAGAAACCAAAATTCCATTACTAGAATTTATGGAACAAAATGGTGACAAATTGATTAATGAAGTTGAACGTGGCGAAAGAGATTTTATTGAAAATCTTAAAACAAATCCTAATTTAAAGGACACTAAAGAACTTCCTTATGCCTTTGATTGGCGTGATAAAGATGGTCATTCTTATATTCATGGAGTTCAAAATCAGGGTGCTTGCGGTTCCTGTTATACTTTTGGAGCTTGTGCAACAGCCGAAGGTGTTTATAATAATGCAATGGGACTTTATGATGCTAACTGTGCCGATTTTTCTGAAGCTTATATAGCCTGGTGTTTGGGCGAGGTTTATTCTGGCTTTTATGGCTGCGATGGTGCTAATTATGATTATGATGAACTGCAAGCATTTGTTGATACCGGAGCAGTAGATGAATCATATTTTCCTTATTCAGATACACCAGATCCACAAGACTGTCCCGTTGAATCAGGCACATGGCCAAAAATACAATTTGCAAATTGGTACAGAGCAGCTTGTCTGGACTCTACTGCAATAAAAAATGCTATTTACAATTATGGAGTTGTTGATGCTGCAGTTGATGTTACTACTGATTTTCAAAATTATAGTGATGGTATTTTTTCTGATGCAAGTACAACATGTCCTGATGATGAATATACCACAACTAACCATGCTATTTCTTTAGTTGGCTGGGGGCATGATCCAACTGAAGGATTATACTGGATATTACGTAATTCATATGGAAGTACATGGGGAGAAAGCGGTTATATGCGTATTCAATGGGAATCAGCACGTGTTGCTTGCGCTGTTTCCTATATGGAATATACATCTCCATCTGTAATTACCCATGCTGCCACAAATATTACAAAAGACGCTGCCAGACTGAATGGTTCTGTTAATCCCGAGGGAGTTGCAACTAATTATTATTTTGAATATGGATTAACCGACTCTTATGGAACTTCTACTACTCCGGTATCTGCAGGTTCAGGTACAGATCCTGTTTCTGTATATGAGGATATCACTGGTTTGGGTGCTAATACTTTATATCATTACCGTGTAGTTGCCACTAATAGTGCTAAAGAAATCATATATGGCAATGATAAGACTTTTACTACATTATGTAATGATATTACTACTTTTCCGTATTTTGTTGGTTTTGAAGAAGCCACCGGTAATGACTTTACTAATTGCTGGGAAACTAAGTCAAATAACACTCTTAACGGGAGTGGCTTAACTTCTACCAGTAGTGCAGGCGGTGACAATACCTGGTTTAATAATATTCCATCAAGCTTTGGTGGCTCCGGTGCTACTTATATTCATACGGGAGGAGGTTCTGCTGCAATTGGGTATTCTGCAGGACAGACTGGCGACTCTCACAACTGGCTGATTTCTCCTGATATTTCCCTTATTTCTTCAAGTGAATTGACATTCTGGGTATGGTATAAAAATAATGATTCTGAAGGATGGTACACTAATTTTTACGTTCAGATCTACACAGTTTCAAATGGTTGGGAAAATCTGTTATTATGGGAAGGTTCTAGTGAATCCCAGAATAACGAGTTTGTTTCTGAGGTGGTTATTGATATATCTGCTTATGATGAACAAACTGTTAAAATAGCTTTTGTATTTAAATTTAATAATGGTTATCAAATGGCTATTGATGATTTTGAAATAACAGGTTCTGTAACATCTCCTCCTGTAACTGATTTTTCAGGCACACCACTTACAATTCCGGCAGGAAGTACTGTTGATTTTACAGATTTATCTACTAATATACCAACAAGTTGGTCCTGGACTTTTGCTGGAGGAACACCCGGCACTTCATCTGTTAAAAATCCGACAGGAATTGCATATAATTTACCCGGAACATATAATGTATCTCTTGAAGCGACAAATGGTATAGGAAATGATACGGAAACAAAAACAAATTACATTACTGCAACAAATCCTGTAATTGGATTTATGGCAGCTACAACAAATACTACTGAAAGCACAAGTGCAGGTTCAGGTTGTCGTGAATATACAGATATTACAGTAACTGTAAAAGTTACCGGAAAACCTGATGTTGACGAAACAGTAACTGTTTCTGTTTCAAGTAGTACGGCAAAAGACCCTGCTGACTATGAAATAACAACATCAATGCCAATTACATGCTCTGCCGGAAGTGATGCAAACAAAACTGTAACATTCAGAATTTATGATGATGCTGCTATTGAAAATGCTGAAACTATTGATCTGTCAATGACACTTGGTGGTGCTTCCAATGCGGTATTAGGAACACAAACTACACATACAATTACAATTAATGATGATGATGTTGCTCCTACAACAGGAAGTTTTGTTACAGTATGGACAGAGAATTGGGAAAGCGCATCTGCCGGAGATTTTTCTGCTGCAAATTGGTCAACAGACCAAAAAGCTAACGGAGCAAGGAATAATTGGTATTTATCAAGTTCATCCTGTGCGAGTGGATTGTTATCAGGGATGACTGCTTTTATTGTTTATTACAATCCTGTTGCTTGTGGTTATACAAATGAAGGAACTCCTGCTATAATTTATAGACAAGTAGATGCTTCTTCGTATAGTGATTTGCGAGTTTCTTTTGACTGGTTATGTAACGGAAATCCCGGAATCGATTATGGCGACTTAGTATATTCCACTGATGGAGGATCAACATGGAATGATGTTGATGTTGCAACTGAATATAGCGGTCAATCAAGTTCGCAATCTACAACTGTAAGTTTAACATCTCTTGCGGGAACCGTATTTGATCTTGGCTGGGCATTTTATGATGATGGTGCCGGTACAGTAAATAACCCTCCTTTTTCAGTTGATAATATTAATGTAGAAGGTCTGGTATCAACACCAATAGCTACTACATTAAGCTCAACTTCAAGTGAATATTTAGGACCAAATTCAACGGTTTGTTACTACAATGCATCAAATGATTTAATGGCAAAAATTGAAAATGCAAGTGATCACGATTATGGTTGTACTACTGTTTCTATTGACAGAGCAGGTACCGGAGCTGTAGAATTATTCTACGACGGAACGACATATCCTGATTCGATGATAATTGAAAAATGTTTTTTGGTTGCTCCTACAACAAATAATACCTCAGGAATATATACTATTACTTTTTATTATTCTTCTGATGAGATTAATGGATGGATATCTGCAACAAGCAACATCTTAGATGATTTAACCCTTACTAAAACCGGAGGAAGCATTTCTAATATTACTCCCGATACTCAGGATGGAAATGGAAACACAAATTATCTTGCTACTTCAGTTCAAAGGGGAACGTTTGGTAGTTCTTATTATGTTCAAGGTACATTTGGTTCGGGGTTTTCAGGCTTTGGTTCAGGTAAAATTGAATTTATTCCTAAAGGTGCTGGTCCTCTTCCAGTTGAACTGATTTCATTTAGTTGTAAATATCATAATTATAATGTAATTTTAAAATGGACGACTGCTTCCGAGTTTAACAATGACTATTTTACAATTGAGCGCTCAAAAGATGCTATTGAATTTGAAATAATTGAAATTATTAAAGGAGCAGGAAACTCAAATAATATTCTCAATTATGAAACTTCTGATATTAATCCATTTTTTGGAACTTCTTATTACAGGCTCAAACAAACCGATTATAATGGCAAATACTCTATTAGTAATATTGTAAGCATTAATACTGATATTAATAAATTTACAGATAAATCATACAATTATTTTGTAAATAATCAATTTTTAATTATCAATCTAAATGATAATTATTATAATATGATTCTTGAAATAACTGATATTACGGGAAGAAGAATAAGCAGTAAAAATATTCAGCAAGTTATAAATTCTAAAAATTTAAAATTGGATATAAGTAATTTTAAGCCCGGATTTTATAATTTTATTTTATTTAACAATACAAAAAAAATAAGTGGGAAATTTATTGTTAGATAA